The Deinococcota bacterium genome includes a window with the following:
- a CDS encoding Uma2 family endonuclease, which produces MSLAIKREPFSYRDLTNFPEDGKRRELIGGELYVTAAPNTRHQRLVGELHGLIWVHLRDNPVGTVFIAPTEVVFDEHESVQPDVLLVAAEGRARIAEQRVVGPPDWVIEVLSPSTRDYDLETKRKLYARYGVVYWVLDPEAQELLSWDAEGFRVYQPGDEARVSVLPAFRLEVAALFDRSS; this is translated from the coding sequence GTGTCCCTGGCCATCAAAAGAGAACCCTTCAGCTACCGCGACCTGACGAATTTTCCCGAGGACGGGAAACGGCGCGAGCTCATCGGGGGAGAACTCTACGTGACCGCAGCGCCCAATACCCGCCATCAACGCCTCGTCGGCGAGCTTCACGGCCTCATCTGGGTCCATTTGCGGGACAATCCCGTCGGCACCGTCTTTATAGCGCCGACCGAGGTCGTCTTCGACGAACACGAGAGCGTGCAGCCCGACGTGCTCCTTGTCGCCGCCGAGGGCAGGGCGCGCATTGCCGAGCAGAGGGTCGTGGGGCCGCCCGACTGGGTGATCGAGGTGCTCTCGCCGTCCACCCGCGACTACGACCTCGAGACCAAGCGCAAGCTCTACGCGCGCTATGGCGTGGTGTATTGGGTGCTCGACCCCGAAGCGCAAGAGCTTCTGAGCTGGGACGCGGAGGGGTTCAGGGTCTATCAGCCGGGAGATGAGGCGCGGGTGTCGGTGTTGCCGGCGTTTCGCCTCGAGGTCGCGGCGCTCTTTGATAGGTCGTCTTGA
- a CDS encoding TldD/PmbA family protein — MLDRDMVTEALNTARSGGADWADLFMEDTVTTSLRLLNGEVKDAGSGNEYGAGIRALYGSKVVYAYTNDVSREGLHKVAEAVARARGRAGVTDARGAGGLDLRERLDLRERDVKRLWTVRAHPLETAKRAKLEVAQRAHAAAAGQGLVKTVDVRYADYAQRLLIANTGGDWAEDERVRSRLFVTAIAEDGGERATGSSGPGAGLGLEFFEDDTPERAGREAARIASAMVKAGYAPAKTMPVVIGNAFGGVIFHEACGHILETTAVAKKASVFEGKLGQPIANPVVSAVDDGTIPGAWGSLNIDDEGTSSERTLLIDKGILTSYLVDHVGALQTGYRRTGSGRRQDYTFAPASRMRNTFILAGESTPEALIRDVSFGLYAKTMGGGSVTPGTGDYNFTVNEGYMIRNGMVAEPVRGAALVGNGAADLKNIVAVAGDLERAQGMCGSVSGSIPTDVGQPHILVSQITVGGRA, encoded by the coding sequence ATGCTGGATAGGGACATGGTGACGGAGGCGCTCAACACCGCGCGGAGCGGCGGCGCCGACTGGGCGGACCTCTTTATGGAGGATACGGTGACCACCTCGCTGCGGCTCCTGAACGGCGAGGTCAAGGACGCGGGCAGCGGCAACGAATACGGCGCGGGCATCCGCGCGCTCTATGGCAGCAAGGTCGTCTACGCCTATACCAACGACGTGTCGAGGGAGGGCCTGCACAAGGTCGCCGAGGCGGTCGCCAGAGCCCGAGGCCGCGCCGGCGTCACCGACGCGCGCGGCGCGGGTGGCCTGGATCTGCGCGAAAGGCTGGATCTGCGCGAAAGGGACGTGAAGCGGCTCTGGACGGTGCGCGCGCACCCACTGGAGACGGCGAAAAGGGCCAAACTCGAGGTCGCGCAGCGCGCCCACGCCGCGGCGGCGGGCCAGGGTCTGGTCAAGACCGTCGATGTGCGCTACGCCGATTACGCGCAGCGGCTGCTGATTGCCAACACGGGCGGCGACTGGGCGGAGGACGAGCGGGTCAGGTCGCGCCTTTTCGTCACCGCCATCGCCGAGGACGGCGGCGAGCGCGCCACCGGCTCGAGTGGACCGGGCGCGGGCCTGGGGCTCGAGTTCTTCGAGGACGACACCCCGGAGCGGGCGGGTCGTGAGGCCGCCCGCATCGCAAGCGCCATGGTCAAGGCGGGCTACGCCCCCGCCAAGACCATGCCGGTAGTCATCGGCAACGCCTTTGGCGGGGTCATCTTCCACGAGGCCTGCGGGCACATTCTTGAAACCACCGCCGTCGCCAAAAAGGCCAGCGTCTTTGAAGGCAAGCTGGGCCAGCCGATCGCCAACCCGGTGGTCTCGGCGGTCGACGACGGCACCATCCCCGGCGCCTGGGGCTCCTTGAACATCGACGACGAGGGCACGAGCAGCGAGCGCACCCTGCTCATCGACAAGGGCATCTTGACCTCTTACCTGGTGGACCACGTCGGCGCCTTGCAGACGGGTTACCGCCGCACCGGCTCGGGCCGCCGCCAGGACTACACCTTCGCGCCCGCTTCGCGGATGCGCAACACCTTCATCCTGGCGGGCGAGAGTACCCCCGAGGCGCTCATCAGGGACGTCTCCTTTGGCCTCTACGCCAAGACGATGGGCGGCGGCTCGGTCACGCCCGGCACCGGCGACTACAACTTCACGGTCAACGAGGGCTACATGATCAGAAACGGTATGGTCGCCGAGCCGGTGCGAGGCGCGGCCCTGGTCGGCAACGGCGCCGCCGACTTGAAGAACATCGTCGCGGTGGCCGGCGACTTGGAGCGCGCCCAGGGCATGTGCGGCTCGGTCTCGGGCAGCATCCCGACCGACGTGGGCCAGCCGCACATCTTAGTCAGCCAGATCACCGTGGGAGGCCGCGCATGA